The following coding sequences lie in one Musa acuminata AAA Group cultivar baxijiao chromosome BXJ3-1, Cavendish_Baxijiao_AAA, whole genome shotgun sequence genomic window:
- the LOC103991089 gene encoding protein BIG GRAIN 1, with translation MEMERWGKERPRRGHENPSFSSTLLDAIYRSMDESDGCGEPNPSVAALASPRLPAPSYRSAAAVSGKAVAPPGRLLPISTSSSSDNSSYGGFSSSSEPESASSHRARFRPIRIGVMAPDRSPSVLRPPPPTPQPAVHHSEKTKSGSIRSNRSDPGRPKAPASPGARLGRFLNALFSAAAKNPKKSKTSTLTVAAAAAVHVGDPACSTASSHSRPCLVKTPSSRRAPGADDEGVKRSVRFHPVSVIMGEDLRPCGQKSVYACDRAAGAGTEIRRRSFATEAAKGKSRDEARRRVEELLRRFEDEEDDMSDASSDLFELENLTVMGAGGGGGVGYRHELPVYETTHPGTNRAISRGIVV, from the coding sequence ATGGAAATGGAGAGATGGGGGAAGGAGCGGCCGCGGCGTGGCCACGAGAATCCGTCCTTCTCCTCCACGCTGCTGGACGCCATCTACCGCTCCATGGATGAGTCGGACGGCTGCGGTGAGCCTAACCCGTCAGTTGCCGCCCTCGCCTCCCCCAGGCTGCCCGCCCCGTCCTACCGCTCTGCCGCGGCGGTGAGCGGGAAGGCGGTAGCCCCACCCGGCCGCCTCCTGCCCATCTCCACCTCCAGCTCCTCCGACAACTCCAGCTACGgcggcttctcctcctcctccgagcCCGAGTCTGCATCCAGCCACCGCGCCCGGTTCAGGCCTATCCGGATCGGCGTGATGGCGCCGGATCGGTCCCCCTCCGTCCTccgtcctcctcctcccaccCCGCAGCCCGCCGTCCACCACAGCGAGAAGACGAAGTCGGGCTCGATCCGCAGCAATCGCAGCGATCCGGGGCGACCCAAGGCGCCGGCGTCGCCGGGGGCCCGCCTCGGCCGCTTCCTCAACGCCCTCTTCTCTGCCGCAGCGAAGAACCCCAAGAAGTCGAAAACCTCAACCTtaaccgtcgccgccgccgcagccGTCCACGTCGGCGACCCGGCCTGCTCCACGGCGTCGTCCCACTCCCGGCCGTGCCTCGTCAAGACGCCGTCGTCGCGACGGGCGCCGGGGGCGGACGACGAGGGCGTGAAGAGGTCGGTGAGGTTCCACCCTGTGAGCGTGATCATGGGCGAGGACCTGCGGCCGTGCGGCCAGAAGAGCGTCTACGCGTGCGATCGTGCCGCGGGGGCCGGGACCGAGATCAGGCGGCGGTCGTTCGCGACCGAGGCGGCGAAGGGGAAGTCGAGGGATGAGGCGAGGAGAAGGGTGGAGGAGCTCCTAAGAAGGTTCGAGGACGAGGAAGACGACATGAGCGATGCGAGCTCGGATCTGTTCGAGCTGGAGAATCTGACGGTTATGGGTgcgggaggaggaggcggagttgGTTACAGGCACGAGCTTCCCGTTTACGAGACGACGCATCCCGGTACCAATCGCGCCATTTCTCGTGGTATTGTCGTGTAA
- the LOC135629072 gene encoding omega-amidase, chloroplastic-like: protein MRGALAVRPSVALLAADLFPSSRRGLLLPHRRNPCVAPRPPRHRLSTVSAMASAFKPEESRVPPALQLPTPRVSKFKIALCQLSVTPDKERNIVHARKAIEEAARKGAQLVLLPEIWNSPYSNDSFPIYAEDIEAGGDAAPSFSMLSEAARSLQITIVGGSIPERSGDCLYNTCCVFGTDGILKGKHRKIHLFDIDIPGKITFKESKTLTAGEHPTIVDTDVGRIGIGICYDIRFQELAILYAARGAHLLCYPGAFNMTTGPLHWELLQRARAADNQLFVATCSPARDSGAGYIAWGHSTLVGPFGEVIATTEHEEAIIVEEIDYSLIELRRSNLPLANQRHGDLYQLVDVQRLNSK, encoded by the exons ATGAGAGGGGCACTCGCCGTCCGCCCGTCTGTCGCTCTTCTCGCCGCCGACCTGTTCCCCTCGTCTCGCCGCGGCTTGCTCCTCCCCCACCGCCGAAACCCTTGCGTCGCTCCCCGGCCGCCTCGCCACCGGCTGTCCACCGTCTCCGCCATGGCCTCCGCATTCAAGCCCGAGGAGTCAAGGGTTCCGCCGGCGCTCCAACTACCTACTCCGCGCGTCTCCAAG TTCAAGATCGCTCTCTGCCAGTTGTCAGTGACTCCGGACAAGGAGAGGAACATCGTCCATGCTCGCAAAGCGATTGAGGAGGCCGCCCGGAAGGGGGCGCAGCTTGTTCTTTTGCCG GAAATATGGAATAGTCCATATTCAAATGATAGCTTCCCAAtctatgctgaggatattgaagcCGGAGGTGATGCAGCTCCATCATTTTCAATGCTGTCTGAAGCTGCTCGCAGTCTGCAGATCACTATAGTTGGTGGATCGATTCCAGAACGTTCTGGTGATTGCCTATACAATACATGCTGTGTATTTGGCACAGATGGAATTCTCAAGGGTAAACATAGAAAG ATACATCTTTTTGACATTGATATTCCGGGGAAGATTACATTTAAGGAATCAAAGACGCTTACAGCTGGGGAGCACCCTACTATCGTGGACACAG ATGTAGGACGCATTGGTATTGGTATTTGTTATGACATTCGCTTCCAGGAGCTAGCCATATTATATGCAGCAAGAG GTGCTCATTTGCTATGCTATCCTGGGGCATTTAACATGACTACTGGCCCCTTGCATTGGGAGTTGCTGCAAAGGGCAAG GGCTGCTGATAATCAG TTATTTGTGGCAACTTGTTCGCCCGCTAGAGACTCTGGTGCCGGTTacattgcttggggacattccacACTTGTTGGACCT TTTGGAGAAGTGATTGCGACCACAGAGCATGAGGAGGCAATCATTGTTGAAGAGATTGATTATTCATTGATTGAACTCAGAAG GTCAAACCTGCCTTTGGCAAACCAACGGCATGGCGATCTGTACCAGCTAGTCGATGTTCAGAGGCTGAACTCAAAGTAG
- the LOC135629073 gene encoding uncharacterized protein LOC135629073 translates to MSFMAAPGAEEEEGAAAAGQIHLPAEVDWEMLDKWRFFVLGAALFSGVSAALYPAVVLKTRLQVAQPAPPCLRAAASILRHEGPRGFYRGFATSLAGTVPARALYMGALEATKSAVGTATLRFGVPEPAASAAASAAAGLSAAVAAQVVWTPIDVVSQRLMVQGSAAATATAVAKYRGGVDAFKKILFSDGLRGLYRGFGMSILTYAPSNALWWASYSLSQRLIWGGIGYHMGGGELRPGHGTVVVVQGISAAMAGGASAVMTMPLDTIKTRMQVLDGGGERMTIGRTVRSLLREGGWGACYRGLGPRWASMSVSATTMITTYEFLKRLSAKEGFL, encoded by the coding sequence ATGAGCTTTATGGCGGCGCCGGgggcggaggaggaagagggggccGCGGCGGCAGGGCAGATCCATTTGCCGGCGGAGGTGGACTGGGAGATGCTGGACAAGTGGCGGTTCTTCGTCCTGGGCGCCGCACTCTTCTCCGGCGTGTCCGCGGCGCTGTACCCGGCGGTGGTCCTCAAAACGCGGCTCCAGGTCGCGCAGCCAGCGCCGCCGTGCCTCCGCGCGGCGGCGTCCATCCTCCGCCACGAGGGACCCCGGGGGTTCTACCGCGGATTTGCCACGTCCCTCGCCGGCACCGTCCCCGCACGGGCCCTCTACATGGGCGCGCTTGAGGCCACCAAGAGCGCCGTCGGCACCGCCACCCTCCGCTTCGGGGTCCCCGAGCCAGCCGCCTCGGCGGCCGCCTCCGCTGCCGCCGGACTCAGCGCGGCTGTCGCCGCCCAAGTCGTCTGGACACCCATCGACGTGGTCAGCCAACGCCTCATGGTGCAGggctccgccgccgccaccgccaccgcggtTGCTAAGTACCGCGGTGGTGTTGACGCCTTTAAGAAGATACTGTTCTCCGATGGCCTCCGCGGCCTTTACCGGGGGTTCGGGATGTCAATCCTCACCTACGCCCCATCCAATGCCTTGTGGTGGGCGTCCTACTCCCTCTCTCAGAGACTAATCTGGGGTGGCATCGGCTACCACATGGGTGGCGGCGAGTTGAGGCCGGGACACGGTACGGTGGTGGTGGTGCAGGGGATAAGTGCGGCGATGGCAGGGGGAGCTTCGGCGGTCATGACAATGCCACTGGACACCATTAAGACGAGGATGCAGGTGTTGGACGGCGGTGGCGAGAGGATGACGATTGGGCGAACAGTGAGGAGTCTTCTGAGGGAAGGCGGGTGGGGGGCATGCTACCGAGGGCTTGGTCCGAGGTGGGCTTCCATGTCTGTGTCCGCGACCACCATGATCACCACCTACGAGTTCTTGAAGAGGCTTTCAGCGAAAGAGGGCTTTCTTTGA